Below is a window of Pseudomonas monteilii DNA.
TCGATGATTGGCGAATGCTCAGGCGCCCAGGGCTACCGATCGATCCGCGCGGGCACCCGAGAAAAAGGCTGTGGACGCGGAAGGACGGGCGCGACGGTGGACGTCGCGCGCGGGAGTCAGCCGCGGTGTCGTGCCTGCACGGCGTGACGCAGGGTGTCGATCAGGCTTTGGATGCGCGCATGCTGCATCTTCATCGACGCCTTGTTCACCACCAGGCGCGAACTGACGTGGGCGATCAGTTCCTGAGGTTCCAGGCCGTTGGCCCGCAAGGTATTGCCGGTGTCGACCACGTCGATGATCTTGTCGGCCAGGCCGATCAGCGGGGCCAGCTCCATCGAGCCGTACAGCTTGATGATGTCGACCTGCCGGCCTTGCTCGGCGTAGTAGCGCTTGGCGACATTGACGAACTTGGTGGCCACGCGCAGGCGCCCAGCAGGTTCGATCGCGCCGACGGCGCCTGCGGTCATCAGCTTGCACTGAGCGATCTGCAGATCGAGCGGCTCGTACAGGCCCTGGCCGCCGTACTCCATCAGCACGTCCTTGCCGGCCACGCCGAGGTCGGCCGCGCCATGCTCGACATAGGTCGGCACGTCGGTGGCCCGCACGATGAGCAAGCGGACGTCATCCTGGGTGGTCGGGATGATCAGCTTGCGGCTCTTGTCAGGGTTCTCGGTGGGGACGATGCCGGCATCGGCCAGCAGCGGCAGGGTGTCATCGAGAATACGGCCCTTGGATAGCGCAATGGTCAACATGGAACGTGAATCCTTCAGCAGTTCTGACCGGTCGGGCCTGGCCCGACCGGAGGGGTGACGGCTGGCGCACGCCGCCCGGGCTCAGCCCGGAACGCGACGGATCTTGGCGCCCAGCATCTGCAGTTTTTCCTCGATGCACTCGTAGCCACGGTCGATGTGGTAGATGCGGTCGATCAGCGTATCGCCCTCGGCGACCAGGGCCGACAGCACCAGGCTGGCCGACGCACGCAGGTCGGTGGCCATGACGGGTGCGCCCTTGAGCGTGTCGACGCCGGTGACGATGGCGGTGTTGCCCTCGACCTGGATCTGCGCGCCCATGCGGTGCATCTCGTACACGTGCATGAAGCGGTTCTCGAAGATCGTCTCGATCACCGCACCGGTGCCTTCGGCCACGGCGTTGAGCGAGATGAACTGCGCCTGCATGTCGGTGGGGAACGCCGGGTAAGGTGCGGTGCGCAGGTTGACGGCCTTGGCCTTGCGCCCGTGCATGTCCAGGGCGATCCAGTCCGCGCCGGTGGTCACGTCGGCACCGGCTTCCCGGAGCTTCTCCAGCACGGCTTCGAGGATGGTCGGATCAGTGTCCTTGACCTTGACGCGCCCGCCGGTGATGGCGGCAGCGACCAGGTAGGTGCCGGTCTCGATGCGGTCGGGCATGACGCGGTAGTTGGCCGAGTGCAGGCGCTCCACACCGTCGATGGTGATGGTGTCGGTGCCGGCGCCCTGGACGTTGCCGCCCATGGCGTTGATGAAGTTGGCCAGGTCGACCACCTCCGGCTCGCGGGCAGCGTTCTGCAGCACGCTGCGGCCCTTGGCCAGGGCAGCGGCCATCATGATGTTCTCGGTACCGGTCACGCTGACGGTGTCGAAGAAGAAGTGCGCGCCACGCAGGCCGCCCTCAGGCGCCTCGGCCTTGATGTAGCCGCCTTCCACTTCGATCTTCGCGCCCATGGCCTCCAGACCACGGATGTGCAGGTCGACCGGACGCGAACCGATCGCGCAGCCACCGGGCAGTGCGACTTCGGCCTTGCCGAAACGGGCGACCATCGGGCCGAGGACCAGGATCGAGGCGCGCATGGTCTTGACCAGCTCGTACGGGGCGACCAGGGTCTTGATGGTGCGCGGGTCGATCTCGACCGCGAGCTTCTCGTCGATCACAGGCTCGATGCCCATGCGCCCGAACAGCTCGATCATGGTGGTGATGTCGTGCAGGTGCGGCAGGTTGCCGACCGTGACCGGGCCATCGGCCAGCAGGGTCGCGGCCAGGATCGGCAGGGCGGCGTTCTTCGCCCCGGAAATGCGGATCTCGCCGTCGAGACGCGCGCCGCCAGTGATAATCAGTTTGTCCATTGGAATCTCGCCGCCAAGTTGGCTCAGGTGCGCTCAGCCCAGGCTGCGCTGCTGAAGAATTTCATGGTTACCGCGTGGATGCTGCCGTCGGCGATCCAGGGATTCAGGTGGGCGTAGATCGCCTGCTGACGCTTGACCGGGCTTTGGCCAGCCAATTCGTCGCTGATCACGTTCAGCTGGAAGTTGCAGCCCTCGCCCTCGACTTCGACCCGGGCGCCCGGCAGTTTTTCTTCAAGGAACTTCTTAACGTCTACGGCGTGCATGCTCAACCTCAATCGGCGCTCTGTGCGCGCGGGGTCGGTCATCATACAAAAAAGCCCCTCGCCTGCGAAGCCCATGAACGAGCACGCTGACCGAGGGGCATCGATGACGGACGCGTTTCAGCGCGTCAGCACATCGTCCAGATCGTAGACATCGGCGATTTCCCGCATGTCCGCCGGCATGTCGCGCAGCTCGCAGGTCTTGCCGGCCGCCTGCGCGTCACGCATGAACGCCAGCAGCAACGACAGGCCGACACTGCTGGAGCGCTGGACGGCAGAGCAGTCCAGCACCAGGCGAGGCTCACGGCAGGCCGCGATCAGTGCCTTGCCCTGCTTGCGCAGCGACGGGCCGCTGCGGTAGTCCAGGATGCCCCCCAGGCACAGGGTGTCCGGCTGTGGCATGCCGATGCTGGCATCACTCATTGCACCGCCTTCTCGGGAGAGCTGTCGGCCGTCTGCTTGGCCTTGGCCACTTCGCCCGCCCAGCCGTCGATGGTCTTGTCCAGGTCATTGCCGTTGCGCTGCATGGCGTCGGCGAACTGGTCACGGAACAGCTTGCCGATGTTGATGCCGTTGACGATGACGTTACGCACCTTCCACTCGTTGCCGAGCTTCTCCAGGGTGTAGGACACCGGGTACACCGCGCCGTTGTTGCCACGGACCTTCATGCCGACGCTGGTGCGCTTGCCGTCCTCGGCCTTGGCCGGATCGAGCGTGATGCCCTGGTTGTCGTAGTCGAGCAGCGCATTGCCGTAGAACTGCAGCAGGCTGCGCTTGAAGTTTTCCTGGAAACGCTGCATCTGCGCCGGGGTCGCCTTGCGCGAATACTTGACGGTCATGATGCTCTTGGAAATGCCGTCGGCGTCGACCACCGGACCCAGGATGCGGTTGAGCGACTGATAGAAGGCTTCGCGATCGTTGCGGTAGCTGTCGCGGTTGTTCTTCAGGTCGGTCAGCAGCGCATCGGTGGTGCCCTGGATCACTTCGTGGGCCGATTGCCCAGGCGCAGCGTTGGCCAGCATCGGGAGGGCCGCCAGCAACACCAGCAGGCCACGTCGCAGGATCGAAATCATGAAAACTCCTTATTTAGCTTCTTTGCCAACGGAATTGAGCAGGAACTTGCCGATCAGGTCTTCCAGCACCAGTGACGACTGGGTGTCGTGAATGGTTCCGCCTTCCTTGAGCACGTCCTCTTCGCCACCAACGCTGATGCCGATGTACTTCTCGCCGAGCAGCCCGGCGGTGAGGATCGAGGCGGTGGAGTCGGTCGGCAGGTTGTCGACGTCGCTGTCCAGTTGCAGGGTGACCCGCCCCATGTAGCTGTCGCGGTCCAGGTCGATCGCCGTGACCTTGCCGATGGTCACCCCGGCCATGGTGACCTTGGCGCGCACGGTGAGGCCGGCGATGTTGTCGAAGTAGGCATAGACCTTGTAGGTCTCGGTGGTCGGGCTTGCCGACAGGCCGCTGACACGCAGCGCCAGCAGCAGCAGGGCCAGGATCCCAGCCAGAAGGAACAGGCCGACACCGATTTCCAGGGTGCGGTTTTGCATCAGAAATCTCCAAACATCAAGGCGGTCAGAATGAAGTCCAGGCCCAGGACTGCCAAGGAGGCATAGACCACGGTTCTGGTGGTGGCGCGACTGATCCCTTCCGAGGTCGGCTCGCAGTCGTAGCCCTGGAACACGGCGATCCAGGTGACGACGAAGGCGAACACCACGCTCTTGACCAGGCCGTTGAGGACATCGTCGGTGAAGGAAACGCTGTTCTGCATGTTGGACCAGAAGGAACCCTCATAGACTCCCAGCCAATCCACGGCGACCCAGGAGCCGCCCCAGATCCCGACCACACTGAAGATCAGCGCCAGCAGCGGCAGGGAAATGAAGCCGGCCCACAGGCGTGGCGCGACGATGTACTTGAGCGGGTCGACGCCGATCATCTCCAGGCTCGAGAGCTGCTCGGTGGATTTCATGTTGCCGATCTCGGCGGTCAGCGCCGAACCGGCGCGCCCGGCGAACAGCAAGGCGGTGACCACCGGCCCCAGCTCGCGCAGCAGGGTCAGGGCGATCATCTGCCCCACCGCCTGCTCGGACCCGTACTTGGTCAGGATGCTGTAGCCCTGCAGCGACAGCACCATGCCGATGAACACACCGGACACGGCAATGATCGCCAGCGACAGGACGCCGACCGAATACAGCTGCCTGACCAGCAGCTGGAAACCGCCGCCGATGCCGCCGCGCCCGACCAGGGCATGCATCAGGAACAGGCAGGACCGGCCCAGCACGGCGACGATGTCGATGGCTGCGCGGCCGAACAGGCGGACGCGCTCAAGCAAGGATCTTCTGCGCATCAACGCGCTCCCAACAAATCGGCGCGGTAATCGGGCGCGGGGAAATGGAATGGCACGGGGCCGTCCGGGTCGCCTTTCATGAACTGGCGGATGCGCGGATTGTCCGACCCCATCAGCTCTTCGGGCGTACCCTGGCCCAGTACCTGACCGTCGCCGACCACGTAGATGTAGTCGGCGATGCTGGCGGTCTCGGCCAGGTCGTGGGAGACCACGATGCTGGTGATCCCCAAGGCGTCGTTGAGCAGGCGGATCAGCCGCACCAGCACGCCCATGGCGATCGGGTCCTGACCTACGAAGGGTTCGTCGTACATCAGGATCTGCGGGTCCAGGGCGATCGCCCGGGCCAGGGCCACGCGGCGCTTCATCCCGCCCGACAGCTCATCGGGCATCAGCTCGATGGCGCCGCGCAGGCCGACGGCCTGCAGCTTCATCAGCACGATGTCGCGAATCATCTCTTCGGGAAGATCGGTATGCACCCGCAGCGGGAAGGCGACGTTCTCGAACACATCCAGATCGGTGAACAGCGCGCCGCTTTGGAACAGCACGCCCATCTGCTTGCGCGCATCGAACAGGTCGGCACGCGACAGCGTCGGCAGGTTCTGGCCATTGACCCAGACCTCGCCACCGGCCGGACGCAGCTGCGCGCCCATCAGCCGTAAGAGGGTCGTCTTGCCGCATCCGGAGGGACCCATGATGCCCGTGACCTTGCCACGCGGGATGCGGATGTCCACATCCTTGAAAATACTGCGCGAACCGCGCTTGAAGGAGACGCCCTTCAACTCGACCGCGTAGTCGCTGTGCACACTCATCTAGACTCCTTGCGATGCGACTTTCGTCAGTTGGACGCCCACCTTCACGGTGAAGGCACACCCCTCGGGCCGTCCAGACAGCGGCGGACTATACCATCGGGCATGAACCCGGCCAAAGACGCGGACGCCTGGGACAGGGGTTTGCACACCAGGGTGCGCAGGGCAACGCAATCACAGGGTGAGGCTTTCGCCCATACCCGGTATAATCGACAGTTCCAAATCAGATATGCCTCAATCGACATGAGCCCAACCCGTGAGCTGATCCTTTCCGCCCAACGCACCCTGCAGTTGGAGCGCGATGCCATCGACGATCTGCTGGCCCGTATCGACGACACGTTCGTGCAGGCCTGCCAGCTGATCCTGGGCAGTCGCGGCCGGGTCGTGGTGCTCGGCATGGGCAAATCCGGCCATGTCGGCAACAAGATCGCCGCGACCCTGGCCAGCACCGGCACGCCGGCGTTCTTCGTCCATCCGGCCGAAGCCAGCCATGGCGACATGGGCATGATCACCCGGGACGACGTGATCCTGGCCCTGTCGAATTCCGGGACCACCTCGGAAATCGTCACGCTGCTGCCGCTGATCAAGCGCCTGGGCATCCGCATGATCGCCCTCACCGGCAATCCGGACTCGACCCTGGCGCGGGCGGCCAACGTCAACCTCGACGTGAGCGTGGCCCAGGAAGCCTGCCCGCTGAACCTGGCACCCACCTCGTCCACCACCAGCGCGCTGGCCCTGGGCGATGCCCTGGCCATCGCCCTGCTCGAGGCCCGTGGCTTCACCGCCGAGGATTTCGCCTTCTCGCACCCCGGCGGTGCCCTGGGCCGCCGCCTGCTGCTCAAGGTCGAGGACATCATGCACGCCGGCGATGCCCTGCCCCGCGTACCACGCGCCACCTCGCTGAAGGATGCCCTGCTGGAGATGTCGCGCAAGGGCCTGGGCATGACCGTGGTGGTGGATGACGACGGGCGCCTGGCCGGCATCTTCACCGACGGCGACCTGCGGCGCAGCCTGGACCGCGACCTCGACATGCGCCATGCGCGCATCGACGACGTCATGACGGTCCACGGCAAGACCGTGCGCGCCGACATGCTCGCCGCCGAAGCCTTGAAGATCATGGAGGATTTCAAGATCAACGCCCTGGCCGTGGTGGACGCCACCGACCGTCCGATCGGCGCGCTCAACATGCACGATCTGCTGCGCGCCGGGGTGCTCTGATGCACACGTCCACCGAGCAATGTGGCGGGCGTACCTGTCACACGTCTATGCTGCACGTCCGGGATGACCTGGACCGTGTCATCGCCAACCTTCTGTAGAGCTTCGTATGTTCAGCAAGAAAGCCCGCAACATCGCCATGCTGGTCGCGATCGCCGCCGTGCTGGGCGCGATCGGCTACTGGAACGTGAGCCCCGAGAGCTTCCTGGAAAAGCCGGTAGCCCAAGTGGACGAGAGCGCCATCGACTACTACGCGATCAATGCGCACAGCGTCCAGTACCTGCCGGACGGCAAGATGCAGTACGACATGACCGCCGACGAGGTCGAGCACATGAAGGCCAGCGAGGTGACCCTGCTGACCCGACCGAACCTGCAGATGTACCGCGGTACCACGTATCCCTGGCACGTCACCAGCGAGCGCGCCGAGGTCAATCCGGACGGCACCGAGGTCGAGCTGATCGACAAGGTGCGCGTCGCCCGTACCGACGAACGCAAGCGCGATACCATCATCACCACCACGCGCATGACCGTATTCCCGCAGAAGCAATATGCGCAGACCGAGCAAGCCGTTAGAATCGACGGCGCCGGTGGCACGACTACGGGCACAGGCATGAAAGCCTATTTGAAAGACGGCAGGATGGACCTGCTGTCCAACGTAAGAGGACAGTATGAGGCTCGTTAAAACCCTCCCCTTTTTGCTCAGCCTGAGCGCGGCACTGGGAAGCGCGAGCGCCTGGGCCCTGCCGACCGACCGTGACCAGCCCATCCGCATCCAGGCCGACGACGCCCACCTCGACGACAAGCAGGGTGTGGCGACCTATACCGGCGATGTGGTGATCACCCAGGGTTCCATGGTCATCAAGGGCAACAAGGTCACCATCACGCGGGCCAGCTCCGGCGACATCGACGTGGTCACCTCGGTCGGCAACCTGGCCTACTTCGAGCAGCGCCAGAGTGCAGCCAAGCCCGACAAGATGCAGGGCTGGGCGGTCACCATCCAGTACCAGGCGCTCAAGGACACGATCGTTCTGACCGATCGCGCCAAGGTCACCAACGAAGGCAACAGCACCGAAGGCGAGAAGATCGTCTACAACACCAAGACCCAGGTCGCGACCGCCGGTCGGGGTGGCAACGTGACGTCGCCCCGCCAGCGCATCGACATGGTGATCCAGCCGAAGAAGAAGGCCGAGTAAATGGCAACCCTCAAAGCCCAGCATCTGGCCAAGAGCTACAAGGGCCGTCAAGTGGTGCGCGACGTCAGCCTGTCGATCGAGAGCGGGCAGATCGTCGGCCTGCTCGGCCCCAACGGCGCCGGCAAGACCACTTGCTTCTACATGATCGTCGGCCTGGTACAGGCCGACCAGGGCCGCGTCCTCATCGACACCCTGGATGTCAGCCATCAGCCCATGCACGGTCGCGCACGCGCCGGCATCGGCTACCTGCCGCAGGAAGCCTCGATCTTCCGCAAGCTGTCGGTGGCCGACAACATCATGGCGATCCTCGAGACCCGCAAGGAGCTGGACACGGAAGGCCGTCGCAAGGAACTCGAGGGGCTGCTCCAGGAGTTCCACATCACCCACATCCGCGACAACCTCGGCATGAGCCTGTCCGGGGGTGAGCGCCGCCGTGTCGAGATCGCCCGCGCCCTGGCCACCGCGCCCAAGTTCATCCTGCTGGACGAACCCTTCGCCGGTGTCGACCCGATCTCGGTGGGTGACATCAAGCAGATCATCCACCACCTCAAGGCCAAGGGCATCGGCGTGCTGATCACCGACCACAACGTCCGTGAGACGCTGGACATCTGCGAGACGGCCTACATCGTCAACGATGGCCAGCTGATCGCCGAGGGCGATGCCCAGACCATCCTGTCGAACGACCTGGTCAAGGAAGTCTACCTGGGGCACGAGTTCCGCCTGTGATGCTGCCCCGGAGGGTCCATGCCCTCCCGGGTGATGCAGGCACGAGCGGTGGCGCGCCAACGTGCCATGGCACGCCACGCCTTTACACGTCAAGCCTAGGCAAACGCGGCAAATTCAGGCATATGACCTCTTCGTGAGCAGCGCTCTGGCGCTCTGGCATATGTGTAGTGGATGGCGCAGGCGCGCCGGCGAACAAGGTATTAAGCCCCAGCCATGAAAGCATCGCTCGTCCTAAAAATGGGCCAGCAACTGACGATGACCCCGCAGTTGCAACAGGCCATTCGTCTGCTCCAGCTTTCCACCCTGGACCTCCAGCAAGAGATCCAGGAGGCGCTGGAATCGAACCCGATGCTCGAACGTCAGGAAGACGGCGAGGATTTCGACAACAGCGACCCGATGGCCGACAACGCCGAGAGCAAGCCGGTCGCCGAAATCCAGGACACCAGCCACCAGGACAGCGCCTTGAGCGCCGACAACCTGGAAGAAGGCGACTGGAACGAACGCATCCCCAGTGAACTGCCCGTCGACACGGCCTGGGAGGACATCTACCAGACCAGCGCCAGCAGCCTGCCGGCAGGCGATGACGACGAGTGGGACTTCACCACGCGTACATCGGTCGGCGAAAGCCTGCAGAGCCATCTGCTCTGGCAGTTGAACCTGGCGCCGATGTCCGACACCGACCGCCTGATCGCCGTCACCCTGATCGACTCGATCAACGACCGTGGCTACCTGGAGGAAACCCTCGAGGAGATCTGCGCCTCGTTCGACCCCGAGCTGGACATCGAGCTCGACGAAGTCGAGGCCGTGCTGCACCGCATCCAGCAGTTCGAACCGGCCGGCATCGGCGCACGGACCCTGGGCGAATGCCTGCTCCTGCAACTGCGCCAGCTACCGGTCAGCACGCCCTGGATGGGCGAAGCGCAGCGCCTGGTCACCGACTACATCGACCTGCTCGGCGCGCGCGACTACAGCCAGTTGATGCGCCGGATGAAGCTCAAGGAAGACGAGCTTCGCCAGGTCATCGAGCTGGTGCAGAGCCTCAATCCGCGCCCTGGTCTGCAGATCGAGTCGAGCGAGCCCGAGTACGTGGTACCGGATGTGATCGTGCGCAAGCACCATGACCGCTGGCTGGTCGAGCTCAACCAGGAGGCGGTGCCCCGGCTGCGCGTCAACGCCCAGTACGCCGGCTTCGTGCGCCGCGCCGACACCAGCGCCGACAACACCTTCATGCGCAACCAGCTGCAGGAAGCGCGCTGGTTCATCAAGAGCCTGCAGAGTCGCAACGAGACGCTGATGAAGGTGGCCACGCAGATCGTCGAGCACCAGCGTGGGTTCCTCGACCACGGTGACGAGGCGATGAAGCCGCTGGTACTGCACGACATCGCCGAGGCCGTCGGCATGCACGAGTCGACCATCTCGCGCGTCACGACCCAGAAGTACATGCACACGCCCCGTGGCATCTACGAATTGAAATACTTTTTCTCCAGCCACGTCAGCACGGCCGAAGGCGGGGAATGCTCGTCCACGGCCATCCGCGCGATCATCAAGAAACTGGTGGCGGCGGAAAAT
It encodes the following:
- the hisG gene encoding ATP phosphoribosyltransferase (short form of enzyme; requires HisZ for function; catalyzes the formation of N'-5'-phosphoribosyl-ATP from phosphoribosyl pyrophosphate; crucial role in histidine biosynthesis; forms heteromultimer of HisG and HisZ) — translated: MLTIALSKGRILDDTLPLLADAGIVPTENPDKSRKLIIPTTQDDVRLLIVRATDVPTYVEHGAADLGVAGKDVLMEYGGQGLYEPLDLQIAQCKLMTAGAVGAIEPAGRLRVATKFVNVAKRYYAEQGRQVDIIKLYGSMELAPLIGLADKIIDVVDTGNTLRANGLEPQELIAHVSSRLVVNKASMKMQHARIQSLIDTLRHAVQARHRG
- a CDS encoding ABC transporter permease; translation: MRRRSLLERVRLFGRAAIDIVAVLGRSCLFLMHALVGRGGIGGGFQLLVRQLYSVGVLSLAIIAVSGVFIGMVLSLQGYSILTKYGSEQAVGQMIALTLLRELGPVVTALLFAGRAGSALTAEIGNMKSTEQLSSLEMIGVDPLKYIVAPRLWAGFISLPLLALIFSVVGIWGGSWVAVDWLGVYEGSFWSNMQNSVSFTDDVLNGLVKSVVFAFVVTWIAVFQGYDCEPTSEGISRATTRTVVYASLAVLGLDFILTALMFGDF
- a CDS encoding ABC transporter ATP-binding protein (ABC transporter maintaining outer membrane lipid asymmetry), with the translated sequence MSVHSDYAVELKGVSFKRGSRSIFKDVDIRIPRGKVTGIMGPSGCGKTTLLRLMGAQLRPAGGEVWVNGQNLPTLSRADLFDARKQMGVLFQSGALFTDLDVFENVAFPLRVHTDLPEEMIRDIVLMKLQAVGLRGAIELMPDELSGGMKRRVALARAIALDPQILMYDEPFVGQDPIAMGVLVRLIRLLNDALGITSIVVSHDLAETASIADYIYVVGDGQVLGQGTPEELMGSDNPRIRQFMKGDPDGPVPFHFPAPDYRADLLGAR
- a CDS encoding outer membrane lipid asymmetry maintenance protein MlaD; this encodes MQNRTLEIGVGLFLLAGILALLLLALRVSGLSASPTTETYKVYAYFDNIAGLTVRAKVTMAGVTIGKVTAIDLDRDSYMGRVTLQLDSDVDNLPTDSTASILTAGLLGEKYIGISVGGEEDVLKEGGTIHDTQSSLVLEDLIGKFLLNSVGKEAK
- a CDS encoding toluene tolerance protein, with amino-acid sequence MISILRRGLLVLLAALPMLANAAPGQSAHEVIQGTTDALLTDLKNNRDSYRNDREAFYQSLNRILGPVVDADGISKSIMTVKYSRKATPAQMQRFQENFKRSLLQFYGNALLDYDNQGITLDPAKAEDGKRTSVGMKVRGNNGAVYPVSYTLEKLGNEWKVRNVIVNGINIGKLFRDQFADAMQRNGNDLDKTIDGWAGEVAKAKQTADSSPEKAVQ
- a CDS encoding BolA family transcriptional regulator, translating into MHAVDVKKFLEEKLPGARVEVEGEGCNFQLNVISDELAGQSPVKRQQAIYAHLNPWIADGSIHAVTMKFFSSAAWAERT
- a CDS encoding LPS export ABC transporter periplasmic protein LptC, which produces MFSKKARNIAMLVAIAAVLGAIGYWNVSPESFLEKPVAQVDESAIDYYAINAHSVQYLPDGKMQYDMTADEVEHMKASEVTLLTRPNLQMYRGTTYPWHVTSERAEVNPDGTEVELIDKVRVARTDERKRDTIITTTRMTVFPQKQYAQTEQAVRIDGAGGTTTGTGMKAYLKDGRMDLLSNVRGQYEAR
- a CDS encoding D-arabinose 5-phosphate isomerase, translating into MSPTRELILSAQRTLQLERDAIDDLLARIDDTFVQACQLILGSRGRVVVLGMGKSGHVGNKIAATLASTGTPAFFVHPAEASHGDMGMITRDDVILALSNSGTTSEIVTLLPLIKRLGIRMIALTGNPDSTLARAANVNLDVSVAQEACPLNLAPTSSTTSALALGDALAIALLEARGFTAEDFAFSHPGGALGRRLLLKVEDIMHAGDALPRVPRATSLKDALLEMSRKGLGMTVVVDDDGRLAGIFTDGDLRRSLDRDLDMRHARIDDVMTVHGKTVRADMLAAEALKIMEDFKINALAVVDATDRPIGALNMHDLLRAGVL
- a CDS encoding UDP-N-acetylglucosamine 1-carboxyvinyltransferase (adds enolpyruvyl to UDP-N-acetylglucosamine as a component of cell wall formation; gram-positive bacteria have 2 copies of MurA which are active), encoding MDKLIITGGARLDGEIRISGAKNAALPILAATLLADGPVTVGNLPHLHDITTMIELFGRMGIEPVIDEKLAVEIDPRTIKTLVAPYELVKTMRASILVLGPMVARFGKAEVALPGGCAIGSRPVDLHIRGLEAMGAKIEVEGGYIKAEAPEGGLRGAHFFFDTVSVTGTENIMMAAALAKGRSVLQNAAREPEVVDLANFINAMGGNVQGAGTDTITIDGVERLHSANYRVMPDRIETGTYLVAAAITGGRVKVKDTDPTILEAVLEKLREAGADVTTGADWIALDMHGRKAKAVNLRTAPYPAFPTDMQAQFISLNAVAEGTGAVIETIFENRFMHVYEMHRMGAQIQVEGNTAIVTGVDTLKGAPVMATDLRASASLVLSALVAEGDTLIDRIYHIDRGYECIEEKLQMLGAKIRRVPG
- a CDS encoding anti-anti-sigma factor, translated to MSDASIGMPQPDTLCLGGILDYRSGPSLRKQGKALIAACREPRLVLDCSAVQRSSSVGLSLLLAFMRDAQAAGKTCELRDMPADMREIADVYDLDDVLTR
- a CDS encoding lipopolysaccharide transport periplasmic protein LptA: MRLVKTLPFLLSLSAALGSASAWALPTDRDQPIRIQADDAHLDDKQGVATYTGDVVITQGSMVIKGNKVTITRASSGDIDVVTSVGNLAYFEQRQSAAKPDKMQGWAVTIQYQALKDTIVLTDRAKVTNEGNSTEGEKIVYNTKTQVATAGRGGNVTSPRQRIDMVIQPKKKAE
- a CDS encoding LPS export ABC transporter ATP-binding protein, coding for MATLKAQHLAKSYKGRQVVRDVSLSIESGQIVGLLGPNGAGKTTCFYMIVGLVQADQGRVLIDTLDVSHQPMHGRARAGIGYLPQEASIFRKLSVADNIMAILETRKELDTEGRRKELEGLLQEFHITHIRDNLGMSLSGGERRRVEIARALATAPKFILLDEPFAGVDPISVGDIKQIIHHLKAKGIGVLITDHNVRETLDICETAYIVNDGQLIAEGDAQTILSNDLVKEVYLGHEFRL
- a CDS encoding RNA polymerase sigma-54 factor (sigma factors are initiation factors that promote the attachment of RNA polymerase to specific initiation sites and are then released; sigma 54 factor is responsible for the expression of enzymes involved in nitrogen assimilation and metabolism; the rhizobia often have 2 copies of this sigma factor; in Rhizobium etli RpoN1 shown to be involved in the assimilation of several nitrogen and carbon sources during free-living aerobic growth and RpoN2 is involved in symbiotic nitrogen fixation; in Bradyrhizobium both RpoN1 and N2 are functional in free-living and symbiotic conditions, rpoN1 gene was regulated in response to oxygen); amino-acid sequence: MKASLVLKMGQQLTMTPQLQQAIRLLQLSTLDLQQEIQEALESNPMLERQEDGEDFDNSDPMADNAESKPVAEIQDTSHQDSALSADNLEEGDWNERIPSELPVDTAWEDIYQTSASSLPAGDDDEWDFTTRTSVGESLQSHLLWQLNLAPMSDTDRLIAVTLIDSINDRGYLEETLEEICASFDPELDIELDEVEAVLHRIQQFEPAGIGARTLGECLLLQLRQLPVSTPWMGEAQRLVTDYIDLLGARDYSQLMRRMKLKEDELRQVIELVQSLNPRPGLQIESSEPEYVVPDVIVRKHHDRWLVELNQEAVPRLRVNAQYAGFVRRADTSADNTFMRNQLQEARWFIKSLQSRNETLMKVATQIVEHQRGFLDHGDEAMKPLVLHDIAEAVGMHESTISRVTTQKYMHTPRGIYELKYFFSSHVSTAEGGECSSTAIRAIIKKLVAAENQKKPLSDSKIAGLLEAQGIQVARRTVAKYRESLGIAPSSERKRLM